One window from the genome of Methanoculleus sp. 7T encodes:
- a CDS encoding glycosyltransferase family 4 protein, with protein MVLSDHYLTFVKDQVELLAKVFAHVDVYVRYHPVTEISRVFPTPRLKAFRKDSLIDRTNMPESVSIHPVSLFYLPCDHQFKRIGERHYNAVEDRLQKSRVYPDLIHAHFIWPNGFVGAMLKKEYGIPFVVTAHGYDIYDLPFRDAEWKERIEATLNAADVVITVSNSNRECVERLNVTAPVKVVPNGFRHDQFYPMETELCRKNLNLPIDRKIILSVGNLVEVKGHTYLIDAMSEVVRERMDVLCLIVGRGELKHRLEKKISSLGLEQYVRLVGGKPHNEMPLWMNASDVFVLPSLRESFGIVQVEAMACGKPVVATKNGGSEEIVIPGKTGLLCDVADPRGLAESILRALDTPWDTNAIVKGSRLYSWESIRKDILSVYSDLI; from the coding sequence ATGGTTTTATCTGATCATTACCTCACCTTTGTCAAGGACCAGGTGGAGCTGCTCGCAAAGGTGTTCGCGCATGTAGATGTGTACGTCAGATACCACCCAGTGACCGAGATCTCCCGAGTATTTCCAACCCCTCGCCTCAAAGCATTTCGGAAAGACTCTCTTATTGACCGGACGAATATGCCGGAGAGTGTATCAATTCATCCAGTATCCCTTTTCTATCTACCCTGCGACCATCAGTTTAAAAGGATTGGAGAGCGTCATTACAACGCCGTCGAAGACAGACTCCAGAAGTCCAGAGTATATCCTGATCTTATTCATGCGCATTTTATCTGGCCGAACGGCTTTGTAGGTGCGATGTTAAAGAAAGAATACGGGATCCCGTTTGTCGTCACTGCACATGGGTATGATATCTATGATCTGCCATTCAGAGACGCAGAATGGAAGGAGCGAATTGAAGCAACTCTCAACGCTGCCGATGTGGTTATAACCGTCAGTAACAGCAACCGCGAATGCGTGGAGAGACTGAATGTGACTGCTCCGGTAAAAGTTGTGCCGAACGGGTTCAGGCACGATCAATTTTACCCGATGGAGACAGAGCTCTGCAGGAAAAACCTCAACCTCCCTATAGATCGAAAGATAATTCTAAGCGTTGGAAATCTGGTGGAAGTCAAGGGTCACACATACCTGATTGATGCGATGTCTGAAGTTGTTCGGGAGAGAATGGATGTCCTTTGTCTTATTGTCGGTCGGGGAGAGTTAAAGCACAGGTTGGAAAAGAAAATATCGTCATTGGGACTTGAACAATATGTACGTCTTGTCGGAGGTAAACCCCATAACGAGATGCCTTTGTGGATGAATGCTTCTGATGTTTTTGTCCTGCCAAGCCTGAGAGAAAGTTTTGGGATTGTGCAGGTGGAAGCAATGGCCTGTGGGAAACCAGTCGTTGCCACGAAAAACGGCGGAAGCGAAGAGATCGTAATACCTGGTAAAACAGGCCTACTCTGTGATGTTGCAGATCCACGAGGCCTTGCGGAAAGTATTCTCAGGGCGCTAGATACACCGTGGGACACCAATGCGATTGTGAAGGGCTCCAGACTCTACTCGTGGGAAAGCATAAGAAAAGATATATTAAGTGTTTATAGCGATCTTATCTGA
- a CDS encoding PHP domain-containing protein — protein sequence MEDLYFDCHIHSSYSHDSLMRPRRILKRAKNAGLTGVAITDHDTIRGSLEAMKLEKEVGMTVIPGVEILTDSGDIIGLLVNEEIRSHKWHEVIDEIRGQGGVSVLPHPYRSHLNVLELAKTVDLIEVWNARSTVEQNERALQLAGRLLKPGTYGSDAHTYAEIGNVNALVNPGTWEVKRVVCAECSSRSAVIRSQITHHLKRHEFLQLIQSGWRYLWKVVD from the coding sequence ATGGAAGACCTCTACTTTGACTGTCACATCCACTCGAGTTACTCGCACGACTCATTGATGAGGCCAAGGCGGATCCTGAAGCGGGCAAAAAATGCGGGCTTAACCGGAGTCGCAATTACCGATCACGATACGATCCGGGGCTCTCTCGAAGCCATGAAACTGGAAAAAGAGGTTGGAATGACTGTCATCCCTGGCGTAGAGATCCTGACCGACTCGGGCGATATTATCGGTCTTTTAGTCAATGAGGAGATCCGCTCCCACAAGTGGCATGAGGTTATTGATGAAATCCGGGGACAGGGAGGTGTTTCCGTCCTGCCCCACCCGTATCGGTCGCACCTGAATGTTCTCGAACTGGCAAAAACAGTCGATCTCATCGAGGTATGGAACGCACGAAGTACAGTGGAGCAGAACGAGAGGGCGTTGCAGCTCGCCGGGAGGCTTCTGAAGCCCGGGACGTACGGTAGCGACGCGCACACCTACGCCGAGATCGGGAATGTGAATGCGCTGGTGAACCCCGGCACCTGGGAGGTTAAAAGAGTCGTTTGCGCGGAGTGCTCCTCACGATCTGCAGTTATCCGGTCCCAGATAACCCATCACCTGAAACGGCATGAGTTCCTGCAATTGATACAATCAGGATGGCGGTACCTGTGGAAAGTCGTAGACTGA
- a CDS encoding carboxylate--amine ligase: MKVLITDGNFKHTLASVRSLGKRGIDVTVLSDLRLSVSFHSQYCSKGILAPNPEHDTTFADFVYDLAKRERFDVILPISYAAVDQISRIQESLEPYIRIPLPDRHSIELAGNKDKTMQLAGSIGIAIPKTYYPQSLEDAERIAGSLSYPAVVKGARENGNVGYANSPEELVSQYKKISAFSPIIQEYITGRGYGFFALYNHGEARAIFMHRRLREYPVTGGPSALAESIYDTALMEQGLKLLDNLQWHGVAMVEFKKDERTGRYVLMEINPKFWGSLELAIASGVDFPYLTCKMACEGDIKPVFSYKTGVKFRWLFPQDVFHAMTNPGAIPEFFSDFADRTIRYDIDPRDIMPNILQLGMTAGEFALRIKQRRFWRPHGRPLL; the protein is encoded by the coding sequence ATGAAGGTTCTGATAACTGACGGGAACTTTAAACACACGCTGGCCTCTGTCCGGTCTCTGGGGAAGAGGGGTATTGATGTTACGGTACTCTCCGACCTGCGCCTGAGCGTATCATTCCACTCTCAATACTGCTCGAAAGGCATTCTCGCCCCTAACCCAGAACATGATACTACATTTGCCGATTTTGTATACGACCTGGCAAAAAGGGAGCGCTTCGACGTAATCCTGCCGATCAGTTATGCGGCAGTCGATCAGATATCTCGGATTCAGGAAAGCCTGGAGCCCTACATCAGGATACCCCTGCCGGACAGGCACTCGATCGAACTCGCAGGGAATAAAGACAAGACCATGCAACTTGCGGGGAGCATCGGCATTGCCATCCCAAAGACCTACTATCCACAATCACTTGAGGATGCAGAGCGGATCGCAGGCTCTCTTTCATACCCTGCAGTGGTGAAGGGGGCACGGGAGAACGGCAATGTCGGGTACGCGAACTCGCCTGAGGAGCTCGTTTCGCAATACAAAAAAATATCAGCGTTCTCTCCAATCATCCAAGAGTATATCACCGGAAGAGGGTACGGATTCTTTGCACTCTACAACCATGGTGAGGCAAGAGCCATCTTCATGCATCGGCGGTTACGGGAATACCCGGTCACCGGTGGACCGAGCGCCCTTGCCGAGAGCATCTACGACACCGCGCTGATGGAGCAGGGCCTGAAACTCCTTGACAACTTGCAATGGCACGGCGTAGCCATGGTGGAGTTCAAAAAGGATGAGCGAACCGGAAGATACGTATTGATGGAAATTAACCCGAAATTCTGGGGCTCACTTGAACTCGCCATCGCATCCGGAGTGGACTTTCCTTACCTGACCTGCAAGATGGCATGTGAAGGGGATATCAAGCCGGTTTTCTCCTACAAAACCGGCGTGAAGTTCAGATGGCTCTTCCCCCAGGATGTATTCCATGCAATGACAAATCCAGGGGCCATACCAGAGTTCTTCTCCGATTTTGCGGACAGAACTATTCGTTACGACATCGACCCCCGTGATATCATGCCCAACATCCTGCAGCTGGGGATGACGGCGGGTGAGTTTGCACTCCGGATCAAGCAGAGGAGATTCTGGAGGCCGCATGGAAGACCTCTACTTTGA
- a CDS encoding polysaccharide deacetylase family protein has product MIGVEYDDKYAAQEVFQLLKVPWEWYTPTSTYDVVISKNSHLPGARNVIDLADNDLIKKIADTLNEGVPRNRKPICDECLDALRQEIKHFSPLIEIPPIPWGYNYSLALTHDVDTTSVRERSIPSVLYAAYNCFRQRRFIEGARIVLAKLGLAEDPWDLFETWRELEEKHQVKSTFYFLPRSGHAGIGSPKIRAGYYSIDDVPIKKLTAGGWEVGIHGIDNWIDRISADTERMALPRDARVKVGTRVHWLHFDEGTWQILDDAGYEYDSTFGYNEDVGFRAGTLQVYQPRGVERLLELPLHIQDVSLFGRHCWLTTEKGCERVDCLSLDESEAYRTCNEILDQAMQYGGVVTILWHSDCLAAPRDWGNVYTSIINRAKSDNAWITRAIDIVDWFRMRRGVRLDYSKTKDRLRITVAGLETARSLPPLRLRVHIDPAQVRYIDAEYVCGDGYVDIRCDREHVDVVLA; this is encoded by the coding sequence ATGATAGGGGTAGAGTACGACGACAAGTATGCGGCCCAGGAAGTGTTTCAGTTACTGAAGGTTCCTTGGGAATGGTACACCCCGACATCCACCTACGATGTTGTCATATCGAAAAACAGCCATCTACCGGGAGCCCGTAACGTAATCGACCTCGCCGACAACGACCTGATCAAAAAAATTGCCGATACACTCAACGAGGGGGTGCCTCGCAACCGTAAACCGATCTGTGACGAGTGCCTAGATGCACTGCGGCAGGAGATAAAACACTTTTCCCCGCTGATCGAGATTCCACCGATACCCTGGGGGTATAACTATTCGCTTGCGCTCACGCATGATGTAGATACCACCTCTGTCAGGGAGAGATCTATTCCTTCTGTTCTCTATGCAGCTTACAACTGTTTTCGTCAACGGCGGTTTATTGAAGGAGCCAGGATCGTGCTCGCGAAACTCGGTCTTGCAGAGGATCCTTGGGATCTCTTCGAGACTTGGAGAGAACTCGAGGAGAAGCACCAGGTAAAATCCACGTTCTACTTCCTGCCCCGTAGCGGCCATGCAGGGATCGGCTCCCCGAAGATACGTGCCGGATATTACTCAATTGATGATGTCCCAATCAAGAAATTGACCGCTGGAGGCTGGGAAGTGGGGATTCACGGCATAGATAATTGGATCGATAGGATCAGTGCCGATACCGAACGCATGGCGCTCCCGAGGGACGCAAGAGTAAAGGTGGGCACACGGGTTCACTGGCTGCACTTCGATGAGGGGACCTGGCAGATCCTCGATGACGCGGGCTACGAGTACGACTCAACGTTTGGGTATAATGAGGATGTAGGATTCCGGGCGGGGACGCTACAGGTCTACCAGCCCCGCGGGGTGGAGAGACTGCTGGAACTCCCTCTCCACATCCAAGACGTCAGTCTGTTCGGAAGGCACTGCTGGCTTACGACGGAGAAAGGTTGCGAGCGGGTAGACTGCCTGAGTCTGGATGAGAGTGAGGCATACCGGACCTGCAATGAGATCCTCGATCAGGCGATGCAGTATGGCGGTGTTGTCACGATTCTCTGGCACAGCGACTGTCTGGCCGCGCCCCGCGACTGGGGGAATGTGTATACGAGTATCATCAACAGGGCAAAGTCGGACAATGCCTGGATAACGCGTGCGATCGATATCGTCGATTGGTTCAGGATGCGCCGCGGTGTCCGGCTAGACTATTCGAAAACCAAAGACCGTCTTAGGATTACTGTTGCGGGCCTCGAGACGGCCCGGTCATTGCCGCCGTTGCGTCTCCGGGTTCATATTGACCCGGCACAGGTCAGGTATATCGATGCAGAGTATGTCTGCGGCGACGGGTATGTGGACATCAGGTGCGATAGAGAGCACGTGGACGTGGTTTTAGCATGA
- a CDS encoding glycosyltransferase family 4 protein, whose amino-acid sequence MRICMLTTTHRPHDGRIFEKEAKSLAKEHDVTIIAPSDAGGVEENGGVRVVTLRKPASTLLHPVTLWRAFRASLGEECDVIHCHEPDALLLALLLKAVKGRKVVYDIHEHWPSEIPFDLGLPNATALTRFLESLLSPVELLLSRFADAKIAVSESVAERFRGNGTEPVIISNYSVVDLAPPVPKARNSHSVVYMAGNMQLFHGIRECIQALSKVTATFPDVSLTLIGNVREDIGAIAAKTDPRPEITMTGYLPYREMYETLREGSIGLLVFQPDYYNAYIGLPNKLFDYMLCGLPVVASDFPEIRKVVGEAECGVLVEPTDPGAIAEAIIYLMEHPEEARRMGENGRRAVLERYNWGEMEGRLLRVYQGIEEDGSA is encoded by the coding sequence ATGCGCATCTGTATGCTCACCACAACCCACCGTCCCCACGACGGGCGAATATTCGAGAAAGAGGCGAAGAGCCTTGCGAAGGAGCACGACGTCACGATCATCGCTCCTTCGGACGCCGGAGGCGTTGAGGAGAACGGGGGCGTGCGGGTCGTCACTCTCCGGAAACCTGCATCGACCCTCCTCCACCCGGTGACGCTCTGGAGGGCGTTTCGGGCATCTCTGGGCGAGGAGTGCGACGTCATCCACTGCCATGAGCCGGACGCCCTCCTTCTGGCGCTCCTGCTCAAAGCGGTGAAAGGCCGGAAGGTCGTCTACGATATCCATGAACACTGGCCGAGCGAGATACCGTTCGACCTCGGCCTCCCGAACGCGACCGCCCTCACGAGGTTCCTTGAGTCTCTGCTCTCCCCGGTTGAGCTCCTGCTCTCTCGGTTTGCCGACGCGAAGATTGCGGTCAGCGAGAGCGTTGCTGAACGGTTCAGGGGGAACGGGACGGAGCCTGTGATCATATCCAACTACTCGGTCGTCGACCTAGCGCCGCCGGTGCCGAAGGCAAGGAACAGCCATAGCGTGGTCTACATGGCCGGGAACATGCAGTTGTTCCACGGCATCAGGGAGTGCATTCAGGCGCTGTCGAAGGTAACGGCAACGTTTCCCGACGTCTCCCTGACGCTCATCGGGAACGTCCGTGAGGATATCGGCGCGATTGCGGCGAAGACCGACCCACGACCCGAGATCACGATGACGGGCTACCTTCCCTACCGGGAGATGTACGAGACCCTGCGCGAAGGAAGCATCGGCCTCCTCGTCTTCCAGCCAGACTACTACAACGCCTACATCGGCCTCCCGAACAAGCTCTTCGATTACATGCTCTGCGGCCTTCCCGTCGTTGCAAGCGACTTCCCGGAGATCCGGAAGGTCGTCGGCGAGGCGGAGTGCGGGGTGCTGGTCGAGCCGACGGACCCGGGCGCGATTGCAGAGGCTATTATCTACCTAATGGAGCACCCGGAGGAGGCGCGGAGGATGGGGGAGAACGGGCGGAGGGCGGTTCTTGAGAGGTATAACTGGGGGGAGATGGAGGGGAGACTGCTTAGGGTTTATCAGGGAATTGAGGAGGATGGCAGCGCCTGA
- a CDS encoding glycosyltransferase family 4 protein: MKVALITNYWKESQGGGVKVYLQNLVGELTASGADVRVIFREGSDPDEVCIPGGQRLFAVRSLSALRDYGPDVISVHGGWHCLFPAVAYKLLCGCTVVQTFHTEPEEALTDRFRLFYQTLLSRCDHVTFVSERLRERTIEVWNLKFPRAEITYAGAPGVAMVTPGEVAAFRERFGIGDRRPVLLALGLTALKYKAEGLKQLIRAVNLLKEKYPGIVLVATRRGVFSPEVEEFARAEGASGHVVFTGDIEAPAVPLSFCDIYTHITLGDGLPIALLEAMAMGKPIVATPVAGIPEAIRDGESGILVPPEPAEIAGMIDYLLVNPSVARSLGKNARRTVDERFTWEKSAEKFLALFSDGRRV; this comes from the coding sequence ATGAAGGTCGCGCTCATCACTAACTACTGGAAAGAGAGCCAGGGTGGCGGGGTCAAGGTCTACCTGCAGAATCTGGTCGGGGAACTAACTGCGAGCGGTGCCGATGTGCGGGTCATATTCAGGGAGGGGAGCGATCCTGATGAAGTCTGTATTCCCGGAGGTCAGCGGCTCTTTGCGGTGCGGTCGCTCTCCGCCCTGCGGGACTACGGGCCGGACGTCATCAGCGTTCACGGTGGCTGGCACTGTCTCTTCCCTGCGGTCGCCTACAAACTCCTCTGCGGGTGTACTGTTGTCCAGACGTTCCACACCGAGCCAGAGGAGGCGCTGACGGACCGGTTCAGGCTCTTCTACCAGACTCTCCTCAGCCGGTGCGACCACGTAACGTTCGTCTCGGAGCGGCTCAGAGAGAGAACCATTGAGGTCTGGAATCTGAAGTTCCCGAGGGCCGAGATAACCTATGCGGGGGCCCCAGGGGTTGCTATGGTGACCCCGGGGGAGGTTGCTGCGTTCCGCGAACGGTTCGGTATCGGGGACCGCCGGCCGGTGCTCCTCGCCCTCGGCTTGACCGCGCTGAAGTACAAGGCCGAAGGCCTGAAGCAGCTCATACGGGCTGTAAACCTCCTCAAAGAGAAGTACCCGGGGATCGTCCTTGTCGCGACGCGGAGGGGCGTCTTCTCCCCGGAGGTGGAGGAGTTCGCACGGGCTGAGGGAGCGTCCGGGCATGTGGTCTTCACGGGAGATATCGAAGCCCCCGCTGTGCCGCTCTCCTTCTGTGATATCTACACCCACATCACCCTCGGAGACGGGTTGCCGATAGCGCTCCTTGAGGCCATGGCAATGGGCAAACCCATCGTCGCAACCCCGGTGGCGGGGATTCCGGAGGCGATCCGGGATGGTGAGAGCGGTATCCTCGTGCCGCCCGAGCCGGCGGAGATCGCCGGGATGATCGACTACCTGCTGGTGAACCCAAGTGTGGCCCGGAGCCTCGGCAAAAACGCGAGGAGGACCGTCGACGAGCGGTTTACGTGGGAGAAGAGCGCGGAGAAGTTTTTGGCTCTCTTCTCGGACGGTCGGCGGGTGTGA
- a CDS encoding glycosyltransferase has product MASGNGDHLVVFTTSYPFSRVVESFLDREIPHLSSAFDTVTLVPRLYPPPGERIDRSLPKNISIETSIMHDAQKESTAAYYLHLALSSVASSEFYSEFRRNYRSMLHPAGMRKALGYLGIALDVRDWVARRVEEGMLDPARTLLYTYWFDGTALGVVLARRDLPGIRCVSRAHGYDLYAERYTPPYMPFEETRACSLDRVYPVSEHGRRYLSARHPSCASGFRVARLGTGDPGFLTPLSQDGVFRVVSCSHIIPIKRIDLLIRGLAEAGRMRPDHEFEWVHIGGGALQAEMEAYAGATLSGNVSHRFTGYLANAAVLDHYRQSPVDVFINVSESEGVPVSIMEAESCGIPVIATAVGGTPEIVSGATGILLPENPAPREIAEAVCRLAADPDGTRAMRSVCRENWERNYNADRNFSAFAGDLQALLR; this is encoded by the coding sequence ATGGCTTCCGGGAACGGCGACCACCTAGTCGTCTTCACTACATCCTACCCCTTCAGCAGGGTCGTGGAGTCGTTCCTCGACCGGGAAATCCCGCATCTCTCCTCGGCGTTTGATACCGTCACGCTCGTCCCGCGCCTCTATCCCCCGCCCGGCGAGAGAATCGACCGATCGCTCCCGAAGAACATATCGATCGAGACCTCAATCATGCACGATGCGCAGAAAGAGAGCACGGCGGCCTACTACCTGCACCTCGCCCTCTCATCAGTTGCATCCTCGGAGTTCTACTCTGAGTTCCGGAGGAACTACCGGTCCATGCTCCACCCAGCCGGGATGCGCAAGGCGCTCGGCTACCTCGGCATCGCGCTCGACGTCCGTGACTGGGTCGCACGGAGGGTAGAGGAAGGGATGCTCGATCCCGCCCGCACGCTCCTCTACACCTACTGGTTCGACGGCACCGCGCTCGGCGTGGTGCTGGCGAGGAGGGATCTCCCAGGCATCCGGTGCGTCTCGCGGGCGCACGGGTACGACCTCTACGCCGAGCGCTACACCCCGCCCTACATGCCGTTTGAGGAGACCAGAGCCTGCTCCCTTGACCGGGTCTACCCTGTCTCAGAGCACGGGAGGAGGTATCTTTCAGCCCGGCACCCCTCGTGTGCATCCGGCTTCCGAGTGGCCAGGCTCGGCACTGGAGACCCCGGGTTTCTCACACCCCTGTCACAGGACGGGGTCTTCCGGGTCGTCTCCTGCTCTCACATCATCCCGATAAAACGCATCGACCTCTTGATCCGGGGCCTTGCGGAGGCAGGACGGATGCGGCCCGACCATGAATTCGAATGGGTGCACATCGGCGGAGGGGCGCTACAAGCCGAGATGGAAGCCTATGCGGGTGCAACGCTGTCCGGGAACGTCAGCCACCGGTTTACCGGGTACCTCGCGAACGCTGCCGTCCTGGATCACTACCGGCAGAGCCCCGTCGATGTTTTCATAAACGTCAGCGAATCGGAAGGCGTCCCGGTCTCGATCATGGAAGCAGAGAGCTGCGGCATCCCGGTCATCGCAACGGCGGTGGGCGGGACTCCGGAGATCGTCTCCGGCGCTACGGGAATCCTGCTCCCAGAGAACCCGGCGCCACGGGAGATCGCAGAAGCCGTCTGCAGGCTTGCTGCCGACCCCGACGGCACCCGGGCGATGCGGTCGGTGTGCAGGGAGAACTGGGAGCGCAACTACAATGCTGACCGAAACTTCAGCGCCTTCGCCGGCGACCTGCAGGCCCTCCTGCGGTGA
- a CDS encoding glycosyltransferase family 2 protein: MRLLADDGKPVVSVVIPLYNKAPYVERAVWSVLAQTEQEFEVIVVDDGSTDGGATIVERFADPRIRLIVQENRGASVARNRGIRESGADVVAFLDADDEWHPTFLETVLDLRRRYPEAGAYATAYAVYNPDGGIRVASIAAVPPPPWSGLLPNYFRSATLGEPPVSASSVAIPRAVLDETGGFDEGYWWGEDVDLWGRIAFRYPIAFTRQVGAVYHTDIASRVCTRVEPVPENPFVASARQAVERGLIPPEMLDDVREYVAAKQLQTAARNIRAGRPDLARANLARCPTRLYRRRKVAYSLMALIPASWYRRYRRMKAALSSTVAGSAGGKSRPH; the protein is encoded by the coding sequence GTGCGGCTTCTGGCAGACGATGGTAAACCGGTTGTCTCGGTGGTCATCCCCCTCTACAACAAGGCCCCGTACGTCGAGCGGGCGGTCTGGTCGGTGCTTGCCCAGACCGAACAGGAGTTCGAGGTCATCGTCGTCGACGACGGCTCGACCGATGGGGGTGCGACAATCGTCGAGCGGTTTGCGGACCCCCGAATACGCTTGATCGTGCAGGAGAACCGGGGCGCCTCGGTTGCGCGGAACCGGGGGATCCGGGAGTCGGGGGCGGATGTCGTAGCGTTCCTGGATGCAGACGACGAGTGGCATCCAACGTTTCTCGAGACGGTCCTCGACCTCCGCAGGCGTTACCCGGAGGCCGGGGCGTATGCGACGGCCTACGCGGTCTACAACCCCGACGGCGGCATACGGGTCGCCTCGATTGCGGCCGTCCCTCCGCCTCCTTGGAGTGGGCTGCTCCCGAACTACTTTCGGTCGGCAACCCTCGGCGAGCCGCCGGTCAGTGCTTCCTCGGTGGCGATACCAAGGGCGGTCCTAGATGAGACAGGAGGATTTGACGAAGGCTACTGGTGGGGTGAGGATGTGGATCTCTGGGGCAGGATTGCGTTCCGGTACCCGATTGCGTTCACCCGGCAGGTCGGTGCGGTCTACCATACCGACATAGCCAGCAGGGTCTGCACGAGGGTCGAGCCCGTCCCCGAGAACCCGTTCGTCGCTTCGGCACGGCAGGCGGTCGAACGCGGGCTGATCCCTCCTGAGATGCTCGACGATGTGAGGGAGTACGTTGCCGCAAAACAACTGCAGACCGCAGCGCGGAACATCCGGGCCGGACGCCCCGACCTCGCACGGGCTAACCTTGCCCGTTGTCCGACTCGGCTCTACCGCCGACGAAAGGTCGCATACTCCCTGATGGCGCTCATACCCGCCTCATGGTACCGACGCTACCGGCGCATGAAAGCGGCCCTCTCCTCGACAGTCGCCGGATCGGCGGGCGGCAAGTCCCGACCGCACTGA
- the wecB gene encoding non-hydrolyzing UDP-N-acetylglucosamine 2-epimerase has product MKIVSIVGARPQFIKCAPVSRELRKEHDEILVHTGQHYDHGMSEVFFEELSIPKPDYNLGIGSGTHGRQTGAMLGAIEDVLQKEDPGLVLVYGDTNSTLAGALAAAKLHVSVAHVEAGLRSFDRRMPEEVNRVLTDHCSDILFCPTKTAVANLAAEGITEGVHLVGDVMADAMDYNRAIAEKRSRILEDVGVRPGEYLVVTVHRPSNTDSPVNMTAILGALVEAGMPAVFPVHPRTRKYLEQYGLLANLPENVRVTEPLGYLDMVRLMAHAEKILTDSGGVQKEAYMLGVPCITLRENTEWVETVEAGWNVLVGADREEIVSMVRGFAPAGDQPPLFGDGRAAAEIVNIIRSGDTISRPGI; this is encoded by the coding sequence ATGAAGATCGTATCGATCGTCGGGGCCCGGCCGCAGTTCATCAAGTGCGCTCCCGTCTCCCGGGAACTCCGCAAAGAACACGATGAGATCCTCGTCCACACCGGGCAGCACTACGACCACGGCATGTCGGAGGTCTTCTTTGAAGAACTCTCAATCCCGAAGCCCGACTACAACCTTGGCATCGGCTCCGGGACCCACGGCCGCCAGACCGGGGCGATGCTCGGGGCGATCGAGGACGTCCTCCAAAAAGAGGACCCGGGCCTCGTTCTCGTCTACGGGGACACGAACTCGACCCTCGCGGGCGCGCTTGCAGCGGCAAAACTCCACGTGTCGGTGGCGCACGTCGAGGCAGGACTCAGGAGTTTTGACCGCCGGATGCCCGAGGAGGTCAACCGGGTTCTCACCGACCACTGTTCGGATATCCTCTTCTGCCCGACAAAGACCGCCGTCGCGAATCTCGCGGCCGAGGGGATCACGGAGGGGGTCCACCTCGTCGGCGACGTGATGGCTGACGCGATGGACTACAACCGCGCGATCGCAGAAAAGCGCTCCCGGATTCTTGAGGATGTCGGGGTTCGGCCGGGGGAGTATCTCGTCGTCACCGTCCACCGGCCCTCGAACACCGATAGCCCGGTGAACATGACCGCCATCCTCGGCGCACTCGTGGAGGCCGGGATGCCGGCCGTCTTCCCGGTCCATCCCCGGACGCGGAAGTATCTCGAGCAGTACGGCCTTCTTGCAAACCTGCCGGAGAACGTCAGGGTCACCGAACCGCTCGGCTACCTCGACATGGTCCGCCTGATGGCGCATGCGGAGAAGATCCTCACCGACTCCGGCGGCGTCCAGAAGGAGGCCTACATGCTCGGCGTGCCCTGTATCACCCTCCGGGAGAATACCGAGTGGGTCGAGACGGTCGAGGCCGGATGGAATGTGCTCGTGGGGGCTGACCGGGAGGAGATCGTCTCGATGGTCCGGGGGTTCGCTCCTGCAGGAGACCAGCCGCCGCTCTTCGGGGACGGCCGGGCTGCCGCCGAGATCGTAAATATTATTCGTTCCGGAGATACCATCAGCCGCCCCGGCATATAG